From the genome of Labrus mixtus chromosome 17, fLabMix1.1, whole genome shotgun sequence:
CTGCCCGTGCGGTACACTCGAGCCTTCCCTGAGGCTTTGCAGAAACTCTGCCGTGGTGAGTTCAGGTGCGTATTTCACCCACAAACAATCTTagcgctgctttgtttttacttCATGTGGTTTAATATTATCCTATTCCCTATCGCACTACTGTCACAAAAATGAGAAATGTCAGAGgagtcctcctgaaatgtttCACTGCGGTCTGTAAAACAATGTTGGGCAGTCGCTCTGTCAGAAGCTTACAGTTCAAGACAGGTTCAAACCTGTTTGGTCAGGTTAAAAtccagagagtgagagagagagagagagacacacacacacagagacacagtggaGTCCGCGTcggcacatcagagaacaacacagagcatgacagctactttactgactttacagcttattttaagccattttaatcagacacagccataaataaataaataaaataggcTGAGTCCGTGcatcagagaacatgacagctactttgtgtcttatattgtgtcatgttactcagatacagacataaaactctggatttctccataatgaaggctgtcagcgttgtgtacccgcatgCTTGtcctcgtgcatgaagtgtaccgtgctgaagcacacctctctgaagtgtgccaaggtacggatggccagtgtgaccgtgccctaagATGACTGATGGTCCGGTGTCCTGAAGGAATcattcttctgctgctgcaggttaCCATACCTCAGATTTGTTCTGTTCCTGCTGCTCAGACAGTTTTAACTGGAGAGTAACGCCCCttacgcatgcacacacacaactcctgaaaatgtcaataGCCATATTGAtgtcttaaaggagcaatatgtaacgctgacccctagtgtttaaagtgggcactgcagtctgaattcaaaacattgtagagagctgctCAGTACAGGCGAGCTCTCTCAGGTTACATTCACCATGCCAAGTTATGTCAGCTATCTATAGCACCAGATGATACATTAATTCAACGGAATCTATAAATGGAAATCAGAACTAAAcaactctcctctctcctgagCTCTCGGTCTCTTGCAGCTTTTAGTTTaggtttcatgtttgtgtttgagtcatGCATGCAAGACGTCTTAAATGGTatagtcggtcgtctcttaactggaaggtctggggttcgatccccagctcctccagccttggccaagacacttaaccccaaattgttcccgctgcttcgtcaggggcgtatgaatgtgtatgatggttacttacttctgatggtcactttacactgcagcctctaccatcagtatgtgaatgtgcAGGTTTGACCTGACTGAGAAGACTGATATTCCACCCCTGGCACTTTTCCGATCGTAAAGTGTATGATGCTCGGTTTAACCCCCGACTTCTCctgcgctgcgttcaggtggcTGTGGCGTCAGAGGATCCGTCTGCACCTGGAGGGGACAGGGATCAACCCCATCCCGGTGGACCTGCACGAGCTGCAGCTGAGCCTGGAGCAGCACAGTCAGGCTCATCGCATCACCACCAAGGACAGCCAGCGGAGTACGACTCCTCAACCCAAACATGTGTACCTGTCCcagtcctcctgtctgtctgcgtcTGTGTCCTCCTGTCTGAATAGCTGTCCACTGATCAGGAACTTGATTGAAATACGTCTGggagttttttaaaatctggtaCTAATCCAGTGACTTTTTCTTACAGGGAAAGGAAACGTGCAGGAGAGCTTCTCCAAGCCGAGTCTGCTCCCCATCCGGAGCCTGAATGAGATCTTCATCGGAGAATCTCTGTCCTCCAGGTACCTTGATTACGTTTACATGAGCTCGTATCGAATCTGTCCGGCACAGAGTGAAGTTAAAAACCCTTTTAACTCAGAGTTCACCTCCACAGGGCTTCCTACTACGAGATCTCTGTGGATGACGGGCCCTGGGAGAAACAGAAGAGTTCAGGACTCAGCATCTGCACGGGAACAGGATCCAAAGCCTGGTAGGCTGAACTGTACACGGCTTACAGCGTGACCTTAAATATTGAACTATCGACTTATCCTCATGAAACACGAGCTGAAGAGTCCTGGACGAAGTTTGTGTTTAAGTTTTCATTCTTCAAATCTACAAATAAAGGAACACATTCGACCTTTCGGAAAGTTAAATGAGATGATAAATAATCTTTATATACGTCTGTAACGTTTAAATTTTGATTTGAACTCCACTTGGACGTTTTCTCAgagggtttaaaaaacaaacggTTTTATTGCATTCTGGTCTGACTGCTCAAAGGTCGTTTATGTCGACTTGCAAACCAGGGCGACGCGAGTCAGCCAGGTTCTTTCTGGATCAAGTGGCTCaggaccacagactgtaaatattaatggatgaagcctgagtgacgtcagccatctgttcctgcagggggctctggaggctcatcagcagcagccgccatgttgtaaatcctgtctcagtctaactttcagtcaacctaacgacagactgagagctggagctgaggcggattttaaacctcctgacaaaccgttacgccacacccgcctgtcaatcaggtcagctacaagCCTAACTATGTGTAGCTAAGCCGAAACTTAGAGCCACTGAGGAGCTACATAGACGGGCTGATTTAGCCTCTTGATTGACCCGCTTGAAAAAAGACGGTCCAATATCTAATTTGTTTATggaatatttatttctcattctATCGTGATCTTCATGAATGTCACATGTGCAAGATTCCATCAATTGTCAACAAATTTCCATTCAAAGCTTCAAAACCTCATAGCATGGCGTAGCGGTCAAAAAAGTGTATGTGCTCTCACACCCCAGTGAAAGTTCCTACCTATAAAGAGTATCACCTTAACCCAGAGGTGACACCTGCTGGAACgatttgtgtttgcacttcatAAACATGGCTCCTACGCTATGGATAACATGTGTCGTTATAAAAATCAATacggagccgtttaaaaaaactcACCCCCTGTCCAGTGTGTACCAGTGacgacaataactaatcagatctgttttgtttttttttgcaccaggctgtaaacatcttatttatgctgtaaaaacagccctttttgcctgtggtgtgtatgtgacttccggtgttcctgcagtcagcctctagtggacactcaaaaaactgcaggattttgcacttccgcattggcttcatttttcaagaccagaggttgcctCTTGTTCAGGACTCGATTGTCGTTCTATAATAACTAgatcctgtctttaaaatgcGAGAACTTGGggagctggtggcgcagtggttagtgtgccatgtatggaggctgtagtcctccaagcgggcggcccaggtttgaatccaaccctATCCACTGtgctatctctacaataaaggcacaaaacgaccaaaaataaatctttaaaagagaTGTGAGATCCCTTCTTTAATCCTCCGTCTCTCTGAagtggtttctctctctcttcgtgtCCGCAGGTCGTATAACATCAACAAACTTGCCGAACAAGCTGTGGAGGAGGTGCTGAACATTGGTGAGTGAGTGTGAAACTTACGTAAAAGGTTTAAGTTTGAaccttacagaaaaaaacacctttgtttttcttttccagggAAATCCCAGACCGGTCTAGATATCCCCTTTAATCGGGACTTCATTGGAAAGGGTGAGTCGACGCTCGTTCTGCGTTTGACTTGTTAGTCAATTTCCTGTGACGattgtatttctgtttctttagttACTGATGAATACAACGAGTCCCTGGTGTTCAGTCCGCACGACCAACGTTTATTGTACAGCGTCAGGGAGCCGATCGTCAACCGCGTCTTCTCCAGTAGCCGCCAGAGAGGCTTCGCCAGCAGGTGAGCGACGACAAGATGAGCATGAGCTGAGAAGATGCGCTGAACctttctgattgtttttatgcGTTTGTGTCTTCAGGGTGTGTGTTCGCTCGCGGTGCTGGGACGCCTGCATGGTGGTCGACGGCGGGACTTCTTTCGAGTTTAACGACGGCGCCTTCGCTACGATCAGCATGAGCGAGGAGGATCAGCTCCGGACGGTTCTTCTAGAAAACTAAGCACACGCTAATTTCAAACTGAGTTCAAAGGGAAGTACGGCTTTTAGATTTTAGCTTCCTAAACGTGTTTTTTATACCTGAGCAGCAGAAAGGTATCAttgttacttttgttttttgaagcgTGTTCTTTTTCCTCAActtattattttcaaactgatttttttcttttgtttaaaaatcctTTGACAACTTTCCAACATGTGATAACGGCTGATATGAGTTTTTCTAGAAACtgtcaaacatatttaaagtctGTTACGGTCGACTGTCTCTCACGGCgttaaaggagcgatatgtaactctgacacctagtgttcaaAAAGGGTAATGCAGTCTGAATctaaaacattgtagagagctgtctccgcccccgccccctcttctctagagtcgatgctcacgcaggttgccatgtggtggacactgaagcttcagtgtttagccagctctgttcaaaagtgtttaaaatgtatgattATTTCAGATCAACCTGCGGTTCATTGATATCAGAGCGATGACTTTATGACAATAAAACCCAGTTAGACATGATTGTGCTTCATGTTTGCTGGTGGATCAGCTTAGAGctcaaaaaaatgtcatctttaaGACACAATGTACAGGGGCGCCAATGGCCTAGGCCCTAGGGGTTAGTTTGCAtgcccccatgtacagaggctttagccCTCGAAGCGGAGGGggggccgtgggttcaaatccgacctgttgctctTTTTCCCCACACgtcatttcactctctctctctcccggtcACTTCCCACTCTGTCCCTGTCCAGATGTCctgctctcttgctctctctccacTTTCAAAGAGCccaaaaatcaatcttaaagattttttaaaactgaatatTTATGCAGAGGAGCGACCCCCTTCTCATTTCAGTTATTCAAATCCGTATCAAATCTGTCCATCGGTAGATCGAATACAAAAGGAGAgaatcttttcatttctttttaaagtttacaacaaacaaagtttaaagttatttctcttctctgtcGGGGGCGCCGATGGCCAGTTGTTGTTTTGcgtgccccatgtgcagaggctgtagtcctatGAACGGGCgacgggttcaaatccgacctgtggatcctttcccacatgtcattccccaaaaCCTCAAACCCCTTTGGCAcaaaacccccaaaataaattgtaaaaaaaaacattataaagaTGCATTTCTGAGGGACTATTTTCAGCGGTGGATGAATCCTGATTTGCTGCTCTAGTCATTATTTGTTGCAGCAGGatgttgtgtttactgagaTGATCTATGACGTGGAGGGAGAAGAAACATCCGGCTGTGATGCAAACTGAACAGAAATATATTTAGTGCTGGAGGGATATGAAAGTGTTTCTGTACAGTGAACTGAATGCACAGCGGCTTAAgatatttttgaaaacaaagcGTGTATATTTTTTGTAGAAGTTTGAAACACTGGAgtctgagaggaggaaacagaaagtGCACTAACAGCAGGACGCCATTTTTAGTCATTTTGCTCCACGATTTAAGGTCACACTTCTGTAACCTCTCACAGGACAGGAGGAGATGATGTTTTAAGATCAGAGAGTGGCTGAAGGTTTCTACAGAAAGGGATTTCAGTGATTTTTGCTCAACACTAAATGTGCTGTGATGAAGAGGAGTGTGACGACACAGTGGTGCAGTCAGatggattaaaaacaaaatcaatgaacCTTCTTGTACACACACGACACTAAATATTGTTGGCACACCTCCCTACCCCAGACTCTGAATGACGGGGGTTTCTCTTAATGAGGATGAGTTTATAAATCAGGAAACTGCACATTGAAGCGTGCCAAAAGAACGATCCTCGTGAACATCCTGTGTCAGTTTTTGAATCAGATAAaagttgtttgaaaaaaacaatccttCTCTGTGTGCTTATTTTTGCTCGCCTCCGCCTCTCTTTCCTCGACAGATTCATCACTGatgtccacttcctgtttctgtgcctaACTTCATGTCAACCCTTCCTTCTaccagaagggccttactttatttcaaaaataaaagcacacagaaagtaaagtactctcagcttaaaaGCAAATTTATTATTGAAATGCGAAATGAAAGAATTTCAGACACATGcaagttcaaaataaaatgtatttgcaaTATATATCACACTCACTCGCATACAGTATGTCAGATTTAAGGGGTTAAAATGACCCCTAACAAGTTCCTTTGGTCCGTTCCTCCGTTGAGTCACTTTTACTCTAAACTATGAGGCGTTCTCATTAAAGTAACTTTTGTTGAAGAGGTGAAGTATCCATcacaatgttgtttttgtaagcTAATCAAATCAACCCTTTCATACACTTTAGATACCACAGCACCTATCTGATCATGAGCCTGAATGACCAGCCACACCTGTTGTGCCAGATAAACCTGCAGTCTGTCGGACCTGCGGAGAGTGATGTTACAGCAGGTTCTGGTTGAAATAAATCATCTTcctctggtgaaaaaaaaaaggttgagctCTGTCTGTAACGTTATCAGACATTTAGAATAACAACCTGAGCCTGACAGAGACCTACAAGCAAGTTCAGGCagacaactcgagctgcactgatttcacactttatccacaatcacctgacGACACCTCCTTTCAGTTAGCGCTCTATTTAAGCTGCGAGATTTcagctccctctctgctctgtcattgccagctctgacctcTTATTCGGAAACACCACCatcccagcatccacctgcaggctctgACTGGGAggggtttaagatatcatccatccatcatacCATCACTCCTAGACTTTcagcatgtaaaataaaactgtaatttGATGACTGATGACGGAGCCTAGACGCTTATCACGTATTCTGTAAAATCAacttccccatgtttctctaactctaatgtgtctctagtccgtctacaaaccccccagtgATGAGAGAAGtgcatcctctccatcttttgcctgctccacttttcagaaaatgtgtgctcaaacaggatgtttggagattttcccttcatgacatcacaaagggcagtaacccctccccagctaggtgtttgttctgccctctgagtctgccttctcaccgtaaacaataggacatggagagagaaagcaccgagtacacctaagtccttccagagagggggcgtggtcataaacagttcatttacatatttaaaggtacagacacagaaacagcctgttctgagcagggctgaaatagaggggtttatagacatgatcaaatacaggatcagagtggatttagaacaagaaacttcacagacatgttctgaggagctctgagacttatttacactgaagaagaagaggaggatatgtgacctttaaataaaacaggactAATGCATGTGATGAAAAACAAGCtcagacaaaaacagattttttttactctgtggtTTACTGAAAAATGAACAATTCACAAGTTAAAACACTGAATTTCAGTAATTTGGAATGAAATGGAAGAGAGCACCGAGCGTACAGCACATTGATTCATGAACAGCGACACACAGAAGTCATCATTAGAGCGACAGAAGAGTCACATGTACATGAATGATAACCCGGTCGGGTTAAATGTAAAcgtaatgtgtgtttaaagtaaCAAAGTGGTTTCAAGGATCATTCACAGCTCTTCTCGCTGCATCGATTGTTTTACATTAAAACTTTCTCACTGATTAAAATCGACTCTTCTCTCATTGTTACATCTGAGAACACGAGTATCTTTTAAAATGTCGGAGATCAGCTGCGCTAAATATTTACAGACATCCGATAGACGTCAACATTCAATCgagccctttaaaaaaaaacttgtttccatcacaaaatattttaaattaacacATTATTAGAACCTGAAATAGATTCAAAAACATCGCTAAAAGTTCATATCAACATATTCAAGAAAAACTGGATTCAACATCCAAATCTGGATGATTCCCTAAATTCAACATTTCCCTAAAAGCAGGCAGCACTTGACCTTTAGTAACCTTAACGCCCGCCAACATGTAAAGACACGTCTGTAGCAGCAACAAACACTGAAACGCGGCTCCTGTAGGTTTACAGCTTGACCCTCAGACGACACGTTCTGCTCCACATGGCGCGGTCCCTGACGGGGCCCTGGGGTCTGCAGGCGGGCGTGGGCCTGGCAATGCTGGAGAAAGGGCGGGTGTTGATGCTGATGCGAGGCAGCTCCTTCttcagagaggagagctgggaGTCGTGTAGGAGGCCGAAAACCTCCAGAAGACTCAGCAGGGGGAACATCTGCCCGAGGTCACtgcaaacatacaaaataaaaaactatcTGAATATTTATCtcaacattaaaggagcaacatgtaactctgacacctagtggttaaaatgggtactgcattctaaattctaaacatcatagagagctgtctcccccccgccccctcctctctagagttgatgttcacacaggtcaccatgtggtggacactgaagcttcagtgtttagccagctctgcatctgtctgtaaacctttctgtgttctaacctctctccatttttcaaaagcatcttcaaTATTGATCCTATGATTGACATCTTCAGTGGATATTTATGGATCTTATAATCTGTTAAACTCACGTGAGAGCAGCCAGGTGGATGTGGTAGCAGCGGCTCAGAGAAAGGTGGTGCAGGTTCTTCAGCTGTTTGAGGACAGGGAAGCTGTCGGCCATCAGCAGAGTGCTGTCACTGTGACAAAACAACCAGGCGGATGATTTATTCATGgacaccagcagggggcagcacattcatcagaaaacaaaacatcagggcccatattcacaaacattctgagaacCCTCTCAGAGACCTAGGAAGGATTTTTAGGGCGCTACgcggcttgttctgcaaatcccGAGATAGTTCTCcaatatgaaaccaagaatttcaccagacggcttcaGGTCTCTACGTGAGCTGGTGAAACCTCTTCACAcaggctctcttctcccagctctggagagcagccctccctgttctcccccctctcatccaaacatgttcatgagacCTGAAGGAGGAAACATCGTACCTTAAATCGAGGGTCGTAATGTGGGGGCATCTCGAAACCAGCACCGTCACAtctgttaaaacacacacagagaacagtcACCTCAGGTCAATGATTCATCGACCAGAAAAATCAAAATCAGTAACTAGTTTGATAATCTCAGTGGTTTCAGTCGTTTTTTGTATAAATACATCAAGTATTTTATAGATCCTGTGCAATTCTTTttcagtgtatatatatatatatatataacctttAGTTCAAAATACACGTTTTAGTATCAAATTCCATGTGAACTTCATGATGAAATCTACTTCTTatggctcatttctttatttttacgAGATAGAATCATCAGTTGCTCCTCTCAGTGAAGGTTTCCAGTGAGCTATagcaactttttaaaatcagacagGAGTCTAGAGGGTTAAAAATCAAAGTATTTACATAAGAATCTGATCATTCTCGACTCATGTTCAACTCCTCTCCACATTAGAAAACATCCGTCACTCACCGTCCAGCGTGAGGCTCTCTCTGTAGCCGCTGATGGTGAGCTGAGTCACAGCAGAGCTCAGATTCTCCACGACGCTCTTCACATGACCGTTGCTGAAGTCGCACCACGAGATGTTCAGCCGCTCGATTCTGCACATGGAAGAGAAGGctttagagacagacagagggtgAATGAAAGCAGCCGCTGTTCTTAAGATGAATCATTTCTGACCTGCTGCAGGATTTCAACATGTCGGCCAGAGGAGGAGCGGAGAAGCCGGAGCAGCCGCTCAGattcagctgcagcaggttTGTGTTCTTGGACAGAGAGCTGACAAGAGacagaagattaaaaacatcaaacatctaCAACAGGATCAGAAACTCACACACACGGACACGAACAGAAAACACCATGATCATGTTTTTGTCCGTTTGTTTCCCTTTGCATAGAACATTTTACTGATGTTTGATTTTCACCAGAAAGGGTTTAAAGAGTGAAGAAGCAGAAACATGTTTAACACCTCTGGTTCAAACATTTTCCTGTCGTGGCGGTAGTGTGGTAAGAGATGAAGTGGTACCTGATGATGgtgtcagagagctgcagaccCTCCAGGCTCAGATACTCCAGCTGTGTGCAGCGACTGATGATGCTCTCCAGAGCAGAGGTGGGGATGATGGAGCTGGACAGATCCAACTCAACGATCTGCAGAGCgcttgaagacagaaaatacaaactGTGAAATCCTGTTTCTATTCTTCATACAGCAGATACATCAGATAATAGATCAGATAATGATCGGACTGATCGGCTGGACTTACCCGGTGACGGTGAAGTTTGTCTCCTCCACAAAGGAGCGAGGGCAGCGCAGCCTGCACACTCCGATGTTCAGCACCTGCTGCAGAGCTACCCCCATGTGGGTGAGACCCTCCAGGTCCACACTGTGCCACAGAGACTCGTCAAACCTGGATCAGACAGAGACGGGGAGATATAATCAGAAGATGTATGTAGTGTCTGGAGACGATAACTTACAGACTGATCCGGTCACTAGCATGCAGACGaactcctgcacaatgtctTGATTGAACTATGTCAATATGCAATATTTAGGTACCAGACATAGTTGTGCAgaatgactctctctctgagttaCAAATATGTCTTTGGATttgtaggttgtttttttttttcacagctttgGTACAATCGATCATTATTAGATTGTATGGTTTCAAAACATGTGACATCTTAAAGTATTCAAGTACAGTTGGGagatcttttgtttttcataaactAGTTTAGGGATATAAAAAACCTAACTCAATGAGTGGACAAAGAAATTATTACACACAATTTATACATTTGTAAACTGCAGCAGAAGAGAAACTGTAAGTTAACACTGCATAGCTGGTAGTAAATTTAACAGAAATAGGAAGAATTTTCAAATAGAGGTGAAACTGAACGACACGGCCCTCTGACGATCACTTGAAACTCACGCTAAGCGATTCCAGCGTTTGCAAACTCTGGACATCCTGAGGAGGTCCTGCAgagggaggtagaagaggatcCTGAGAAGAAGCTCCTCTGGCAGGTGGTCCCATGAAATACCTGTTGATGACAAAAGAGCAAACACTTCATAAGTACAAACAGCTGACTGTGCATGCTTCTTAAAGGaggttaggggggggggggttg
Proteins encoded in this window:
- the nadk2 gene encoding NAD kinase 2, mitochondrial isoform X2, producing the protein MVVCSLVRMSRRSVVNFVSLGTRAASLLHGNYHRPLHTSICNNSSLPTGGFKPEKVAVVTKTTRYEFEQQRYRYAGLSEDDLRQLLAMKGSSYSGLLERHNIHTNNVEHIVKSLRKEGIEVRVVKRGEYDEEVVRWADAIISAGGDGTMLLVASKVLSKDKPVVGVNTDPERSEGHLCLPVRYTRAFPEALQKLCRGEFRWLWRQRIRLHLEGTGINPIPVDLHELQLSLEQHSQAHRITTKDSQRRKGNVQESFSKPSLLPIRSLNEIFIGESLSSRASYYEISVDDGPWEKQKSSGLSICTGTGSKAWSYNINKLAEQAVEEVLNIGKSQTGLDIPFNRDFIGKVTDEYNESLVFSPHDQRLLYSVREPIVNRVFSSSRQRGFASRVCVRSRCWDACMVVDGGTSFEFNDGAFATISMSEEDQLRTVLLEN
- the nadk2 gene encoding NAD kinase 2, mitochondrial isoform X1, encoding MVVCSLVRMSRRSVVNFVSLGTRAASLLHGNYHRPLHTSICNNSSLPTGGFKPEKVAVVTKTTRYEFEQQRYRYAGLSEDDLRQLLAMKGSSYSGLLERHNIHTNNVEHIVKSLRKEGIEVRVVKRGEYDEEVVRWADAIISAGGDGTMLLVASKVLSKDKPVVGVNTDPERSEGHLCLPVRYTRAFPEALQKLCRGEFRWLWRQRIRLHLEGTGINPIPVDLHELQLSLEQHSQAHRITTKDSQRRKGNVQESFSKPSLLPIRSLNEIFIGESLSSRVHLHRASYYEISVDDGPWEKQKSSGLSICTGTGSKAWSYNINKLAEQAVEEVLNIGKSQTGLDIPFNRDFIGKVTDEYNESLVFSPHDQRLLYSVREPIVNRVFSSSRQRGFASRVCVRSRCWDACMVVDGGTSFEFNDGAFATISMSEEDQLRTVLLEN
- the nadk2 gene encoding NAD kinase 2, mitochondrial isoform X3, coding for MVVCSLVRMSRRSVVNFVSLGTRAASLLHGNYHRPLHTSICNNSSLPTGGFKPEKVAVVTKTTRYEFEQQRYRYAGLSEDDLRQLLAMKGSSYSGLLERHNIHTNNVEHIVKSLRKEGIEVRVVKRGEYDEEVVRWADAIISAGGDGTMLLVASKVLSKDKPVVGVNTDPERSEGHLCLPVRYTRAFPEALQKLCRGEFRWLWRQRIRLHLEGTGINPIPVDLHELQLSLEQHSQAHRITTKDSQRSTTPQPKHESFSKPSLLPIRSLNEIFIGESLSSRASYYEISVDDGPWEKQKSSGLSICTGTGSKAWSYNINKLAEQAVEEVLNIGKSQTGLDIPFNRDFIGKVTDEYNESLVFSPHDQRLLYSVREPIVNRVFSSSRQRGFASRVCVRSRCWDACMVVDGGTSFEFNDGAFATISMSEEDQLRTVLLEN
- the skp2 gene encoding S-phase kinase-associated protein 2, with protein sequence MSRQSMPLQDLPCLQTSMLSESRRINKRKSRSSLTEGLDTECTPSDLIQQWSPSHKHQRLISMGKENDQNQFVLARRSRRKKGPTSGISWDHLPEELLLRILFYLPLQDLLRMSRVCKRWNRLAFDESLWHSVDLEGLTHMGVALQQVLNIGVCRLRCPRSFVEETNFTVTGALQIVELDLSSSIIPTSALESIISRCTQLEYLSLEGLQLSDTIISSLSKNTNLLQLNLSGCSGFSAPPLADMLKSCSRIERLNISWCDFSNGHVKSVVENLSSAVTQLTISGYRESLTLDDVTVLVSRCPHITTLDLSDSTLLMADSFPVLKQLKNLHHLSLSRCYHIHLAALTDLGQMFPLLSLLEVFGLLHDSQLSSLKKELPRISINTRPFSSIARPTPACRPQGPVRDRAMWSRTCRLRVKL